One segment of Synechococcus sp. A15-24 DNA contains the following:
- a CDS encoding nitrate reductase associated protein, with protein MASTSDSSSHCFAFEQDFIGTWRCIPLCVRRKLDLAGVKLKLSHWLALTQNQRQELVDWSDAANALDQLRKHLRDLTEGMADGVVKDLPPAVDAAWQQQSVLPAEIHSAAVARGVELTPEQWAQVTELDRFALCKLVRPGHDHHNLDAAFSEVLG; from the coding sequence ATGGCCAGCACCTCTGATTCATCCAGCCATTGTTTTGCTTTCGAGCAGGATTTCATCGGCACCTGGCGTTGCATTCCCCTTTGCGTGCGCCGCAAGTTGGATCTGGCCGGTGTGAAGCTCAAGCTCAGCCACTGGTTGGCACTCACGCAGAACCAGCGGCAAGAGCTGGTGGATTGGTCGGACGCTGCAAATGCGCTCGATCAACTCCGGAAGCACCTGCGGGATCTCACCGAGGGGATGGCTGATGGTGTGGTGAAGGATTTGCCGCCGGCTGTGGACGCAGCCTGGCAGCAGCAGTCCGTTTTACCGGCAGAGATTCACAGCGCTGCGGTGGCCCGGGGTGTGGAGTTGACGCCTGAGCAATGGGCCCAGGTCACTGAGCTGGATCGTTTCGCTCTGTGCAAGCTGGTGCGGCCGGGTCATGACCACCACAATCTGGATGCTGCCTTCAGCGAAGTGCTGGGGTGA